A DNA window from Zingiber officinale cultivar Zhangliang chromosome 3A, Zo_v1.1, whole genome shotgun sequence contains the following coding sequences:
- the LOC122050727 gene encoding nucleoplasmin-like protein NO29, giving the protein MGKSMMNNGICIQSFNDGGTSNDFYGLLDEIIEIEYPGLEMREKVVNTFQTEKYIIPTLRNPRGVVINMDANEIDNDVEEVEDEEEEEEEKEEEEDDDIMDEDDNDNEDFDC; this is encoded by the exons ATGGGGAAGAGTATGATGAATAATGGGATTTGTATTCAGTCATTCAATGATGGAGGTACaagtaatgatttttatggtttgctAGATGAAATTATAGAGATAGAATATCCTGGGCTAGAAATGCGA GAGAAAGTTGTGAATACATTTCAGACCGagaaatatattattccaacattACGAAATCCCAGGGGAGTAGTGATAAACATGGATGCAAATGAAATTGATAATGATGTGGAGGAAGTGGAAgacgaagaggaagaggaagaggagaaggaggaggaagaggatgaCGACATCATGGATGAGGATGACAATGATAATGAGGACTTCGATTGTTAA